The Solidesulfovibrio sp. nucleotide sequence TTGGCCTCGGACAGCAGGGCCTTGGCCTGGCGGATCTCCCGCAGGCCCGAGATCATGGGGAACATGACCGAGATGTTGCCGGCGACCGAGGCCCGCAGCATGGCCCGCATCTGGGTCTTGAAGATGTCGCGGTGGCGCATGCACAGCCGGATGGCCCGAAGCCCGAGCGCCGGGTTGCGCTCGTCGAGGGCGCCAAGCGTGGAGACGAACTTGTCCGCGCCGGCGTCCAGGGTGCGCAGCGTCACGCGCCTTGGCGACATGATGGAGGCCAAATCGAGGTATTCCTCGTAGAGCTCGTCCTCGGTGGGGAGCTTTTGCCGGTTCATGTAGGAATATTCGGTGCGGTAGAGCCCCACGCCCTCGCCGCCGTTGTTGACCACGGTGGGCACTTCCTCGAGCATCTCGATGTTGGCCTTGACCTTGACCCGGTAGCCGTCGATGGTTTCGCCGGGCAGGTGGCAGCCGCGCATGATGCCGGCCTGGTAGGCCTCGAACTGGTACTTGAGGTCGGACAGGCGTTCGAGCTCGTCGTCGGAAGGCGACAGCACCACCACGCCGCGCAGCCCATCGACCACCACCAAATCGCCGTCGCGCACCGCCTCTTCCAGTTCCGTCAGCCCGACCACGGCCGGAATGCCCAGCGTGCGGGCCAGGATGCCGGTATGGGAGGTCTTGCCGCCCTGGACCGTGACCAGGGCCATGATCTTGTCGGTCTGCAAGGTGGCGGTGTCGGCCGGGGAGATGTCATGGGCCATGAGCACCACCCGGTTCTCGATGGCCCGGATCTCGCCGGACTGGCCGGCGAGCCTGGCCTGGACGCGGCCGGCCACGGTGCGCACGTCCTGGATGCGGTCGCGGAAATAGGGGTCGTCCAGGGCGGAAAAGGCCTTTTCCAGGTCATCCACGGCCTTGTCCAGGGCCCATTCGGCGTTGATGCGCAGGGACTGGATGTACTTGCGGGCCACCCCGGCCAGCTTGGGGTCTTTCAAAATCATCAGGTGCGAATCGAGGATCAGGGCATGTTCCTTGAGTTCCGCCGGAATGCGGTCGCGCACCTGCTCGATTTCCAGCCGGAATTGTTCGAGGGCCCGGTCGAGGCGCTCGATTTCGGCCGCGGTCAGGGACTCGGCCAGGGTTTGGCGCGGCAGGGGGCCGGCACCGGAGCGGTTGAGAAAAAAGGCCCGCCCGATGGAGATGCCGGCCGAGACCGGTATGCCTCTAAGGGTTTGCATGTCCGGATCGATCCTTGGCGCGCGCCTGTCGCGCGGCCGCGCCTGGTGGCGTCCTCGAAACGTTGCGGCCCGGCCGGGGACATTCCCCGGAAAAAGCGCGGCCCCGGCCGGGCCGCCGCCGGCGACGCGCGCCAAACGTCGCCGCCATGGCCGGTCAGCGGAACCGGTTGCGGATCAGCGTTCCCAGATGCACCAGGGCGTCCCTGGCTTCCGGCCCCGTGGCCCGCAGCTCCAATTCACTGCCCTGGCCGGCGGCCAGGGTCAGGATATCGAGGATGCTTTTGGCGTCCACGACCTCCCCGCCCAGGGCCAGGGAGATGTCGCAACCGAATTTCTGGGCTTCCTGGGCGAGTTTGGCCGCCGGCCGGGCGTGCAGGCCCTGGTCGTTTAAAACCCGTACCCGAAGCGCCAAACCGTCTTCGCTGACCGCCAGGCCCTCGGGGGCCGCCTCGTCCGCGTCGTTCGTCTCGTTGCTCATTGTCCACCGCGTCGGCGGAGGTTGGCCCGGCCGCTCGCCCGGGCGATTCGCCGGCCCGCTTATACCGGCCACATGGAGCGCGCCACCACCCAGCCGGCGGCCAGGGCCAGCAGCGCGATCTCCCGGGACACCGACGGCCGCG carries:
- the ptsP gene encoding phosphoenolpyruvate--protein phosphotransferase, whose protein sequence is MQTLRGIPVSAGISIGRAFFLNRSGAGPLPRQTLAESLTAAEIERLDRALEQFRLEIEQVRDRIPAELKEHALILDSHLMILKDPKLAGVARKYIQSLRINAEWALDKAVDDLEKAFSALDDPYFRDRIQDVRTVAGRVQARLAGQSGEIRAIENRVVLMAHDISPADTATLQTDKIMALVTVQGGKTSHTGILARTLGIPAVVGLTELEEAVRDGDLVVVDGLRGVVVLSPSDDELERLSDLKYQFEAYQAGIMRGCHLPGETIDGYRVKVKANIEMLEEVPTVVNNGGEGVGLYRTEYSYMNRQKLPTEDELYEEYLDLASIMSPRRVTLRTLDAGADKFVSTLGALDERNPALGLRAIRLCMRHRDIFKTQMRAMLRASVAGNISVMFPMISGLREIRQAKALLSEAKAELRQEGQRFEADMPIGIMMELPSAVMIAEVLAREVDFFSIGTNDLIQYSLGIDRTNRYVSHMYQPLHPAVVRSIKHVVDAAHQAGIEVSLCGEMASDPFCVPILMGMQIDCISLTPQAIPGIKRIIRQATMDDCKKLLKLVLESPSVSRTNALVQETIFRQFPDELMFYSSLLDREETPTH
- a CDS encoding HPr family phosphocarrier protein; protein product: MSNETNDADEAAPEGLAVSEDGLALRVRVLNDQGLHARPAAKLAQEAQKFGCDISLALGGEVVDAKSILDILTLAAGQGSELELRATGPEARDALVHLGTLIRNRFR